One region of Edaphobacter bradus genomic DNA includes:
- a CDS encoding alpha/beta hydrolase gives MLRAQQSVPQTNTSTLDTDGTAHITRVIPVPPSLSQEAKAVLRRADRGGEETLAQRRAGTDAWQARAGEASRKMYPVNIKDATIGGVPVRDVTPLDATPQHPDRVLLNVHGGGFSVDSGSLTESIPMANLTHTRVVSVLYRLAPEHPFPAAVDDTVAVYRELLKTYKPAHIALYGTSAGAILSAEVAVRLKQLGLPLPGALGVFSGMGDFSQAGDSEAMYGLSGLTGALPLPDGKPILPEYIGSTDPKDPVLSPLYSDLRGMPPALFITSGRDLLLSGTTILHRAFLRSGDDARLVVFEGLPHAFWNDVSLPETKEAYGLMANFFAQQLSR, from the coding sequence ATGCTGCGAGCGCAGCAGTCTGTTCCGCAGACGAACACGAGCACGCTGGATACTGACGGCACGGCGCACATTACGCGGGTGATTCCCGTGCCTCCGTCGCTGAGTCAGGAGGCGAAGGCGGTTTTGCGGCGGGCTGATCGTGGCGGTGAGGAGACGCTGGCGCAGCGGCGTGCGGGGACGGATGCGTGGCAGGCTCGTGCGGGTGAGGCTTCGCGGAAGATGTATCCGGTGAATATCAAGGATGCGACCATCGGCGGGGTTCCGGTGCGCGATGTGACTCCGCTGGATGCTACTCCGCAGCATCCCGATCGTGTGCTGCTCAATGTCCACGGAGGCGGCTTCAGCGTGGACTCGGGTTCTCTGACTGAGAGCATTCCGATGGCGAACTTGACGCATACGCGCGTCGTCTCGGTGCTCTACCGTCTCGCCCCGGAACATCCCTTTCCCGCGGCCGTCGATGACACCGTCGCCGTCTATCGTGAACTGCTGAAGACGTACAAGCCCGCGCATATTGCTCTGTACGGCACTTCCGCCGGCGCGATTCTTTCGGCCGAGGTCGCCGTGCGGCTGAAGCAGCTCGGCCTGCCGCTGCCCGGCGCGCTCGGCGTCTTCTCCGGCATGGGCGACTTCAGCCAGGCTGGAGACTCTGAGGCGATGTACGGCCTTAGCGGCCTGACTGGCGCGCTGCCGCTGCCTGACGGCAAGCCGATTCTCCCGGAGTATATCGGCTCAACCGATCCCAAAGACCCAGTGCTCTCGCCCCTATACTCCGACCTCCGTGGTATGCCGCCTGCGCTCTTCATCACCAGTGGGCGTGACCTTCTGTTGAGTGGCACGACAATCCTCCATCGCGCTTTTCTGCGCAGCGGAGACGACGCTCGCCTCGTCGTCTTTGAAGGCCTCCCCCACGCCTTCTGGAATGATGTCAGTCTGCCTGAAACGAAAGAGGCCTACGGCCTGATGGCGAACTTCTTTGCGCAGCAGCTCTCGCGCTAG
- the hslU gene encoding ATP-dependent protease ATPase subunit HslU, with the protein MAIYLPGTAEDQALALDEMTPREIVAELDKYVVGQQAAKRSVAIALRNRMRRQKLAPELADEIMPKNIIMIGPTGVGKTEIARRLAKLTNSPFLKVEASKFTEVGYVGRDVESIVRDLVEIAIDMVREEKMEEVEDKAELGAEDRLLDLLLPPTPVAATAAAVTHEPGSNVIQLPAVTPEGDEKPGEREQRTREKLRQQFREGKLDERIVELDVRDRNTPSFEIITNQGTEEMDINLKDMLPGLFGQRTKKRKMKVAEAFDYLVQEEENRLVDMDQVTRLAVERVEDSGMVFLDEIDKIAGREGGHGPDVSREGVQRDILPIVEGTTVNTKYGMVSTDHILFIAAGAFHVSKPSDLIPELQGRFPIRVELQSLTVEDFVRILTEPKSSLVKQSAALLETEGLKLEFTKEAIQEMAQFAFRVNETTENIGARRLHTILERVLDEISFQAPDLFKSPRAEATEEGVVAQVAASAGQVAAPPLPVIERQTSTGTEKVIVVDPEYVRQQVATIVKDQDLSRYIL; encoded by the coding sequence ATGGCAATCTATCTACCCGGAACCGCAGAAGATCAGGCCCTCGCACTCGATGAGATGACTCCACGCGAGATCGTCGCCGAGCTGGACAAGTATGTCGTCGGTCAGCAGGCCGCCAAGCGCTCTGTCGCCATCGCGCTGCGCAACCGCATGCGCCGCCAGAAGCTCGCGCCTGAGTTGGCGGACGAGATCATGCCGAAGAACATCATCATGATCGGGCCCACGGGTGTCGGTAAGACGGAAATTGCGCGGCGGCTTGCGAAGCTCACCAACTCGCCGTTCCTCAAGGTTGAGGCCTCGAAGTTCACCGAGGTCGGCTATGTCGGCCGCGACGTCGAGTCCATCGTGCGCGACCTGGTCGAGATCGCCATCGACATGGTGCGCGAAGAGAAGATGGAGGAGGTCGAGGACAAGGCCGAGCTTGGCGCCGAAGACCGCCTGCTCGATCTGCTGCTTCCACCGACGCCTGTCGCAGCCACCGCCGCGGCGGTCACGCACGAGCCCGGCTCAAATGTCATCCAGCTTCCCGCTGTAACGCCTGAAGGCGACGAGAAGCCAGGTGAACGAGAGCAACGGACCAGAGAAAAGTTGAGACAGCAGTTCCGCGAGGGCAAGCTGGACGAGCGCATCGTCGAGCTTGATGTCCGCGACCGCAACACGCCGAGTTTTGAGATCATCACCAACCAGGGCACCGAGGAGATGGACATCAACCTCAAGGACATGCTCCCGGGGCTCTTCGGCCAGCGCACCAAGAAGCGCAAGATGAAGGTCGCCGAGGCATTCGACTACCTTGTGCAGGAGGAAGAGAACCGCCTCGTCGATATGGACCAGGTCACGCGGCTCGCTGTCGAGCGCGTCGAGGATTCCGGCATGGTCTTCCTCGACGAGATCGACAAGATCGCCGGGCGCGAGGGCGGACACGGGCCCGACGTCTCGCGCGAAGGAGTCCAGCGCGACATACTGCCGATCGTCGAAGGCACGACGGTCAACACGAAGTATGGCATGGTCTCGACCGACCACATTCTCTTTATCGCTGCGGGAGCGTTTCACGTCTCGAAGCCGAGCGACCTCATCCCTGAACTGCAGGGCCGTTTCCCCATCCGGGTCGAGCTGCAGTCGCTCACCGTCGAAGACTTCGTCCGCATCCTTACCGAGCCCAAGTCGTCGCTGGTGAAGCAGTCGGCCGCGCTGCTCGAGACGGAAGGGCTGAAGCTCGAGTTCACCAAAGAGGCGATTCAAGAGATGGCGCAGTTCGCATTCCGGGTCAACGAGACGACGGAGAACATCGGCGCGCGCCGCCTGCACACCATCCTCGAGCGCGTGCTGGACGAGATCAGCTTCCAGGCGCCGGACCTCTTCAAGAGCCCGCGCGCCGAGGCGACCGAAGAGGGCGTCGTCGCTCAGGTCGCAGCGTCAGCCGGCCAGGTGGCTGCGCCGCCGCTGCCGGTCATCGAGCGCCAGACGAGCACAGGCACGGAGAAGGTCATCGTCGTCGATCCCGAGTACGTCCGCCAGCAGGTGGCCACGATCGTGAAGGACCAGGACCTGTCGCGGTACATCTTGTAG